In Arvicanthis niloticus isolate mArvNil1 chromosome 4, mArvNil1.pat.X, whole genome shotgun sequence, a single window of DNA contains:
- the Aimp1 gene encoding aminoacyl tRNA synthase complex-interacting multifunctional protein 1 isoform X2: MIFCRFWGKMATNDAVLKRLEQKGAEADQIIEYLKQQVALLKEKAILQATLREEKKLRVENAKLKKEIEELKQELIQAEIHNGVKQVPVPSSTSLETNCTVSESVIPSPSVTTTTSSGTKEQIKGGGGEEKKVKEKTEKKGEKKEKKQQSAAAGADSKPIDVSRLDLRIGCIVTAKKHPDADSLYVEEVDVGEAAPRTVVSGLVNHVPLEQMQNRMVVLLCNLKPAKMRGVLSQAMVMCASSPEKVEILAPPNGSVPGDRITFDAFPGEPDKELNPKKKIWEQIQPDLHTNDECVATYRGAPFEVKGKGVCRAQTMANSGIK, encoded by the exons AT GATTTTCTGCCGATTCTGGGGAAAGATGGCAACTAATGATGCTGTTCTGAAGAGGCTGGAGCAGAAGGGAGCAGAGGCGGATCAGATCATTGAATATCTTAAGCAGCAGGTTGCTCTTCTCAAGGAGAAAGCAA TTTTGCAGGCAActttgagagaagaaaagaaacttcgAGTTGAAAATGCTAagctgaaaaaagaaatagaagaactAAAACAAGAGCTGATTCAGGCAGAAATTCATAATGGAG TGAAGCAAGTACCTGTTCCATCCAGTACTTCACTAGAGACTAATTGTACTGTTTCTGAAAGTGTAATACCGTCTCCATCAGTAACAACCACCACCTCTTCTGGTACAAAAGAACAGAtcaaaggagggggaggagaagaaaagaaagtaaaagagaagactgaaaagaAAG gagagaaaaaagagaagaagcagCAGTCGGCAGCAGCAGGTGCTGACTCTAAGCCTATAGATGTGTCTCGCCTGGATCTTCGAATTGGTTGCATCGTTACTGCCAAGAAACACCCCGATGCAGATTCACTGTATGTGGAAGAAGTCGATGTGGGAGAAGCAGCCCCACGAACGGTCGTCAGCGGGCTGGTGAATCACGTTCCTCTAGAACAG ATGCAAAATCGGATGGTGGTTTTACTTTGTAATCTGAAGCCTGCAAAAATGCGGGGGGTACTGTCTCAAGCAATGGTGATGTGTGCCAGTTCACCAGAGAAAGTGGAAATCCTGGCCCCTCCCAATGGGTCTGTTCCTGGAGACAGAATTACTTTTGATGCTTTCCCTG GAGAGCCTGACAAGGAGCTGAACCCTAAGAAGAAGATCTGGGAGCAGATCCAGCCTGACCTGCACACCAATGATGAGTGTGTGGCCACATACAGAGGAGCTCCCTTTGAGGTGAAGGGGAAGGGAGTTTGCAGAGCCCAGACCATGGCCAATAGTGGAATTAAATAA
- the Aimp1 gene encoding aminoacyl tRNA synthase complex-interacting multifunctional protein 1 isoform X1 has protein sequence MATNDAVLKRLEQKGAEADQIIEYLKQQVALLKEKAILQATLREEKKLRVENAKLKKEIEELKQELIQAEIHNGVKQVPVPSSTSLETNCTVSESVIPSPSVTTTTSSGTKEQIKGGGGEEKKVKEKTEKKGEKKEKKQQSAAAGADSKPIDVSRLDLRIGCIVTAKKHPDADSLYVEEVDVGEAAPRTVVSGLVNHVPLEQMQNRMVVLLCNLKPAKMRGVLSQAMVMCASSPEKVEILAPPNGSVPGDRITFDAFPGEPDKELNPKKKIWEQIQPDLHTNDECVATYRGAPFEVKGKGVCRAQTMANSGIK, from the exons ATGGCAACTAATGATGCTGTTCTGAAGAGGCTGGAGCAGAAGGGAGCAGAGGCGGATCAGATCATTGAATATCTTAAGCAGCAGGTTGCTCTTCTCAAGGAGAAAGCAA TTTTGCAGGCAActttgagagaagaaaagaaacttcgAGTTGAAAATGCTAagctgaaaaaagaaatagaagaactAAAACAAGAGCTGATTCAGGCAGAAATTCATAATGGAG TGAAGCAAGTACCTGTTCCATCCAGTACTTCACTAGAGACTAATTGTACTGTTTCTGAAAGTGTAATACCGTCTCCATCAGTAACAACCACCACCTCTTCTGGTACAAAAGAACAGAtcaaaggagggggaggagaagaaaagaaagtaaaagagaagactgaaaagaAAG gagagaaaaaagagaagaagcagCAGTCGGCAGCAGCAGGTGCTGACTCTAAGCCTATAGATGTGTCTCGCCTGGATCTTCGAATTGGTTGCATCGTTACTGCCAAGAAACACCCCGATGCAGATTCACTGTATGTGGAAGAAGTCGATGTGGGAGAAGCAGCCCCACGAACGGTCGTCAGCGGGCTGGTGAATCACGTTCCTCTAGAACAG ATGCAAAATCGGATGGTGGTTTTACTTTGTAATCTGAAGCCTGCAAAAATGCGGGGGGTACTGTCTCAAGCAATGGTGATGTGTGCCAGTTCACCAGAGAAAGTGGAAATCCTGGCCCCTCCCAATGGGTCTGTTCCTGGAGACAGAATTACTTTTGATGCTTTCCCTG GAGAGCCTGACAAGGAGCTGAACCCTAAGAAGAAGATCTGGGAGCAGATCCAGCCTGACCTGCACACCAATGATGAGTGTGTGGCCACATACAGAGGAGCTCCCTTTGAGGTGAAGGGGAAGGGAGTTTGCAGAGCCCAGACCATGGCCAATAGTGGAATTAAATAA